A genomic region of Oryza glaberrima chromosome 1, OglaRS2, whole genome shotgun sequence contains the following coding sequences:
- the LOC127766995 gene encoding 50S ribosomal protein L34, chloroplastic: MALALVSPMAALSLHSGRISAAAIGGGLRSRRASPMGAAATPFLRSSFVSSSSTSSASASPAALSAAVSASLTFTSASSFAGSSLGIEFSYNRVTTGRSRILQIRAGKAALCMTKRNRSRKSLARTHGFRRRMRTTAGRKVLKRRRAKGRRVLCTKTNSPTGKKRMF; the protein is encoded by the exons ATGGCGCTCGCCCTCGTCTCGCCAATGGCGGCTCTCTCACTCCACTCCGGGAGGATCTCAGCGGCGGCtatcggcggcggcctccgctcTCGCAGGGCATCCCcgatgggcgccgccgccaccccgttCCTCCGGAGCTccttcgtctcctcctcctccacgtcatccgcctccgcctcccccgccgcgctCTCTGCCGCGGTCTCGGCGTCGCTGACCTTCACCTCTGCCTCCTCATTTGCTG GTTCATCTTTGGGAATTGAATTCAGCTACAACAGAGTTACAACAGGAAGATCCCGGATTCTGCAGATTAGGGCTGGAAAGGCTGCTCTGTGCATGACCAAGAGAAATAGATCTAGGAAGTCGCTTGCCCGTACACATGGTTTTCGCAGACGGATGAGGACTACTGCCGGAAGAAAGGTCCTGAAGCGCAGACGCGCCAAAGGAAGAAGGGTTCTCTGCACAAAGACGAACTCCCCCACTGGGAAGAAACGAATGTTCTGA
- the LOC127766962 gene encoding uncharacterized protein LOC127766962 codes for MDPSRPLLGRGALITSSAHAAAALLLVAFLFLTLRNLPISLSPPTAALTPTTSHLEQQDQASCDTTSTLDCADPQLFHLMMRRAIDAFPDVHFNRFGRPVPGDPPSSSCDMAWRARSTASANYKDYRRFSVARDPVTCAYSVTSIGEYHSGPLARKPRRGGTNATAPPPPPALSRSQFAAGKYLSYLGGGDRCKPMPHYLRSLLCSIAEARYLNRTLVLDLSVCLAAAYAGGMPEEGKRLAFYIDIEHLQSVVGIVEHKRFWEDWDKWGAQGQLGVRIIEDSRVAPTKFSKSRDPLIVRKFGDVEPGNYWYNVCEGEAEHVLRPPQGAIRTAPSLMDIVDGIISRMQVDFDSVHVGGNDGNLRRRIEESLNGGGRQVYVAGEGINVVLLDALKAKYSSVHYLDAFEELWARDSKWFLEMKRLNGGVPVEFDGYMRELVDREVFLKGKKKVEVLV; via the coding sequence atgGACCCGAGCCGGCCGTTGCTGGGGCGGGGCGCCCTCATCACCTcctccgcccacgccgccgccgccctcttgctcgtcgccttcctcttcctcaccCTCCGCAacctccccatctccctctcccctcccaccgccgccttgACGCCCACCACGTCCCACCTGGAGCAGCAGGATCAGGCCAGCTGCGACACCACCTCCACGCTCGACTGCGCCGACCCGCAGCTCTTCCACCTCATGATGCGCCGCGCCATCGACGCCTTCCCCGACGTCCACTTCAACCGCTTCGGCCGCCCCGTCCCCGGCGacccgccgtcgtcctcctgcGACATGGCCTGGCGCGCCcgatccaccgcctccgccaacTACAAGGATTACCGCCGCTTCTCCGTCGCCCGCGACCCCGTCACCTGCGCCTACTCCGTTACCTCCATCGGGGAATACCACTCCGGCCCCCTCGCCCGCAAGCCCCGCCGCGGCGGGACCAACGCCACCGCCCCGCCGCCCCCACCCGCGCTCTCGCGCTCCCAGTTCGCCGCGGGCAAGTACCTCTCTtaccttggcggcggcgaccggtgcAAGCCCATGCCGCATTATCTTCGTAGTCTCCTCTGCTCCATCGCCGAGGCCCGCTACCTCAACCGCACCCTCGTCCTCGATCTCAGCGTCTgtctcgccgccgcctacgccgGGGGCATGCCCGAGGAGGGCAAGCGCCTCGCCTTCTATATTGACATTGAGCACCTGCAATCCGTGGTCGGGATCGTTGAACACAAGCGGTTCTGGGAGGATTGGGACAAGTGGGGAGCACAGGGTCAGCTTGGAGTCCGCATCATCGAGGACAGCAGGGTTGCGCCCACCAAGTTCTCCAAGTCGAGGGATCCCCTGATCGTTAGGAAATTTGGGGACGTGGAGCCAGGAAATTATTGGTACAATGTGTGCGAGGGCGAAGCTGAGCATGTCCTCCGTCCACCGCAGGGAGCAATACGCACGGCGCCAAGCTTGATGGACATTGTTGATGGTATCATATCAAGGATGCAAGTAGATTTTGACTCTGTTCATGTTGGTGGCAATGATGGGAACCTCAGAAGAAGGATTGAGGAGAGTCTCAATGGAGGAGGAAGGCAGGTGTATGTTGCGGGAGAGGGCATCAACGTGGTCTTGTTGGATGCGCTGAAGGCAAAGTACAGCAGTGTGCATTACCTAGATGCGTTTGAGGAACTCTGGGCGAGAGATAGCAAGTGGTTTCTGGAGATGAAGAGGCTCAATGGTGGAGTTCCTGTGGAGTTTGATGGATACATGCGTGAGCTTGTTGACAGGGAGGTCTTCCtcaaggggaagaagaaggtcGAAGTGCTCGTCTGA
- the LOC127766986 gene encoding uncharacterized protein LOC127766986 → MAPAALAAPIASISPSSAGRVTAAAAGLRSARMASSPVAQPIGEAVVLRPNQMFRSVLRQRRRLVVRSSSSDETNSTTEEKTPFGYTRKDVLLIGVGVTLLGYGLKYGLELVGVDPLQAGNAVQLIIVLGMTVGWISTYMFRVANKDMTYAQQLRDYEKQVMEKRLESLTEAELQVLLEQVEEEKQRLTPVRDQGVTFTRKTEDQANAS, encoded by the exons ATGGCGCCGGCAGCGCTAGCCGCTCCCATCGCGTCCATTTCCCCCAGCTCCGCCGGGagggtcaccgccgccgccgccggcctccgctcTGCCAGGATGGCCAGCTCACCTGTAGCCCAGCCCATTG GCGAGGCAGTTGTGTTACGGCCCAACCAGATGTTCAGATCAGTGCTGCGACAGCGGAGGCGTCTGGTGGTCCGAAGCAGCAGCTCAGATGAAACCAATTCCACCACCGAAGAGAAG ACGCCATTCGGATACACGAGGAAGGACGTGCTGCTCATCGGCGTCGGCGTGACACTCTTAGGCTACGGCCTCAAATACGGGCTGGAG CTGGTCGGAGTCGATCCCTTGCAAGCAGGAAACGCCGTCCAGCTGATCATCGTGCTCGGGATGACGGTGGGGTGGATCTCGACGTACATGTTCAGGGTGGCCAACAAGGACATGACCTACGCCCAGCAGCTCAGGGACTATGAGAAGCAAGTCATGGAG AAACGATTGGAGAGCTTGACAGAGGCTGAACTGCAAGTTCTGCTCGAGCAAGTAGAGGAAGAGAAGCAGCGGCTGACTCCAGTGAGGGATCAGGGTGTTACCTTCACTAGGAAAACGGAGGATCAGGCGAATGCCAGCTAG
- the LOC127766975 gene encoding psbP domain-containing protein 6, chloroplastic — protein sequence MASSSVFSPLLRALRPSTSCSGRSSATHDNSAAAVVAAGGAAPRPAPLAAVVSHRRELLLGAALGAAFLKAPLPAEAREVEVGAVLPPAASNPGFVFFRATSKDTPALRAGNVQPYEFILPPTWKQTRVANILSGNYCQPKCAEPWVEVKFEDDKQGKVQVVASPLIRLTNRPNATIEDIGSPERLIASLGPFVTGNTFDSDELVDTSVEKIDGQTYYSYVLETPLALTGSHNLAKATAKGNTVVLFVASASDKQWQSSEKVLKTIVDSFKV from the exons ATGGCCTCCTCTTCCGTCTTCTCCCCGCTACTCCGTGCACTCCGGCCGTCCACCTCCTGCTCGGGGCGCTCTTCTGCCACCCACGACAacagcgccgccgctgtcgttgCCGCTGGTGGCGCTGCCCCGCGGCCGGCGCCCCTCGCGGCGGTTGTCAGCCACAGGAGGGAGCTGTTGCTGGGGGCGGCATTGGGCGCGGCGTTCCTGAAGGCGCCTTTGCCGGCCGAGGCGCGTGAGGTCGAGGTCGGCGCGGtcctgccgccggcggcgtccaaCCCCGGGTTCGTGTTCTTCCGGGCTACTTCCAAGGACACTCCTGCACTTCGAGCTG GCAATGTGCAACCTTACGAGTTCATTCTGCCACCCACCTGGAAGCAAACGCGAGTGGCCAACATTCTGTCCGGCAACTACTGCCAGCCCAAGTGCGCCGAGCCGTGGGTGGAGGTGAAATTCGAGGACGACAAGCAGGGCAAGGTGCAGGTGGTGGCCTCGCCGTTGATCCGCCTGACGAACAGGCCGAACGCCACGATTGAGGACATCGGTAGCCCTGAGAGGCTAATCGCCTCTCTGGGGCCTTTTGTCACCGGGAACACCTTCGACTCCGACGAGCTCGTCGATACCTCCGTGGAGAAGATCGATGGCCAAACT TACTACAGCTATGTGCTAGAGACTCCATTGGCACTGACCGGTTCTCACAATCTGGCGAAGGCGACTGCCAAGGGGAACACGGTGGTGCTCTTCGTCGCAAGTGCCAGCGACAAGCAGTGGCAGTCGTCGGAGAAAGTTCTCAAGACCATAGTGGATTCATTTAAAGTATGA